The Kitasatospora albolonga nucleotide sequence CGGTCGCGGACGGCGGGCCGGTGGTGCCGAGCCCGGCCCAGGCCCGCAAGGACTTCCCGCCGGACCAGGGGTGCCAGGTCGCCCCGGAGGTGACGCGCAGCCCTCAGTGCCTGTTCGGCGCGGTGGACAGCCCGGACCGGATCGTGCTGCTCGGCGACTCGCACGCGGGCCAGTGGTTCTCCCCGATGCTCGCGCTGGCCTCCCAACGCGGCTGGGCACTCCAGGAGTTGGTCAAGCAGGGTTGCCCACTGCCGCAGTTGGCGGTGGACAGCCCGCAACTGGGCCGCGCCTACCGGGAGTGCGACACCTGGCGGGCGGACACCCTGGACCGCCTGCGTACGGGGCCGAGGCCCCGGCTCATCGTGATCGCCTCCCTCAACCGGTACACCGAGGACCGTCAACTCCTCACCGCGGCCTGGGAGAGGACGCTGAAGCCGCTGCGGGAGACCGGCGCCCCGATCGTGTACATCGAGGGCACCCCCGTACCCGGTACGGACATCCCCGCCTGCGTCTCCGGCTCCCCCGACGACGACGCCGCCTGCGCGTTCGACCGGGCGGACGCGGTACCGGCCGATCCGCTGGCGCGGCGGATCGCGGCGGGGAAGGTGCCGGGCGTACGGTCCATCAGCGTGAACCCGGTGCTGTGCCCGGGGGACGGCCCGACCTGCCCGGCCGTACGGGACCGGGTGCTGCTCTACCGGGACGACGCCCATCTGACGAACGTGGCGGCCGTCGTACTGACCCCGAGGCTGGAGCGGCTGCTGACGGACGCGGGCGCCCTGCCGGCGACGACCCCCGAGCCCTCAACTCCCGCCGCACCAGGGGCGGACGGCTGGACCGAGCTGCTCCGGGACGACTTCGACGGGCCTGCGGGCAGCCGCCCCTCCCCCGCGAACTGGCAGTACGACATCGGGACCTGCTACCCCGGCTGCCCGGCCCCGCAGTGGGGCACCGGCGAGATCGAGACCATGACCGACTCCACCGACAACGTCCGCCTGGACGGGAAGGGCGCACTGGAGATCGTGCCCACCAGGAGGGGCGGCGAGTGGAGTTCGGGCCGGATCGAGACCGTACGTTCCGACTTCGCGCCGCCGCCCGGCGGGGTGCTGCGGATCGAGGCGTCGATCGCGCTGCCGGACGTGACCGGCCCGGAGGCGGCGGGGTACTGGCCCGCGTTCTGGACCCTGGGCGCCTCGCTGCGCGACGGGTACACGGGCTGGCCGGGCGTCGGTGAGCTGGACATCATGGAGTCCGTCAACGGCCGGGACACCGTCTTCGGCACGATGCACTGCGGGGTGCTCGACGGCGGCCCGTGCGAGGAGCCCGTGGGGCTGACCTCGGGCCCGCAGCCGTGCGCGACCTGCCGTACGGAGTTCCACTCGTACGCCGTGGAAGTGGACCTCGGCGCGGGCGAGGTCCGCTGGTATCTGGACGGCCGCGTGTACCACCGGGTGAGCGCCGACCGGATGGACGCCGGGACCTGGAAGCGGACGGTGGACCACGGGGTGTTCCTGATCCTCAACGTGGCGATCGGCGGCAAGCTCCCGGAGGCGGACGGCGCCACGGCCGGACCGGAGACCGAGCCGGGGCACCCGATGCGGGTGGACCGGGTCACGGTCTCGGTCAAGGACGGGGGCTGAGCCCGGCGGCCGTCACCCGGCGCCCGCCCGGGAGCGGGCCCTCAGGGCGTGTCCGGCGGATCTTGACCGGGTCCGCGTCCTGATCCGCCGGACACGCCCTGCGCGCGGGGTGTCGGCCGCCCCCACAACGTGACCGCGCGCAGCAGCCGTTCCACCGGGCCGAGCCGGTGGCGCTTCATCAGCCAGGCGGAGGCGGCGAGTTGGCACCCGTAGAAGACCAACGCGCCGCCCACCACGGCCGCCGCACCGGCCCGGCCGTACAGGGCGGCCCCGTAACCGGTGAAGACGAGGGCCATCACGAGGGACTGCGCCAGGTAGTTGGTGAGCGCCATGCGGCCCGCCGGTGCCAGCCGGGCGGCGAGGCGGGCGCCGCGCGGGGTGGTGAACCAGAGGAGCAGGCCGCTCGCGTACGCCGCGCTGAGCGCCGGGGCGGTGATCATGCCGACGAGGAACAGCGGGACCTCCCAGCGGGCGCC carries:
- a CDS encoding acyltransferase, which encodes MPFLLAPGPRRKRSAPASPPTSPPASAPASAPPAAPPAARSGGESGPSPHRSTFRPDIEGLRAVAVLCVLAFHAEIPGTAGGFIGVDVFFVISGYLITGLLVREAISTGRIRLGDFFSRRARRLLPSAAVVLAAVAVAGAWLTVPLRRTDLEYDVLAAALSVANWRFVSQQTDYLAAGHDQSPLLHFWSLAVEEQFYLFWAPLLAVAVLCTARALRRGRAVRAVVALVTGVLVLGSFALSLYWTEHSVSLAYLGTPSRVWQFGVGALLALLPWHLLRGPRPLRLLCGWGGAVAIGWCVVAYDASTPYPGYAALVPTLATAAVILAAIPGRGERNVQGAYGVGRLLAGRGPRAVGRLSYNLYLWHWPVIVLAEARLGTLGWPAKTALTLAAVLPALATMRWVEQPLRRSRTVSELPRRGLSVGISAIVLPVVLALVVGTATLHMMGPATPVDVKGLPPGAASGPSLLARVPGAPVADGGPVVPSPAQARKDFPPDQGCQVAPEVTRSPQCLFGAVDSPDRIVLLGDSHAGQWFSPMLALASQRGWALQELVKQGCPLPQLAVDSPQLGRAYRECDTWRADTLDRLRTGPRPRLIVIASLNRYTEDRQLLTAAWERTLKPLRETGAPIVYIEGTPVPGTDIPACVSGSPDDDAACAFDRADAVPADPLARRIAAGKVPGVRSISVNPVLCPGDGPTCPAVRDRVLLYRDDAHLTNVAAVVLTPRLERLLTDAGALPATTPEPSTPAAPGADGWTELLRDDFDGPAGSRPSPANWQYDIGTCYPGCPAPQWGTGEIETMTDSTDNVRLDGKGALEIVPTRRGGEWSSGRIETVRSDFAPPPGGVLRIEASIALPDVTGPEAAGYWPAFWTLGASLRDGYTGWPGVGELDIMESVNGRDTVFGTMHCGVLDGGPCEEPVGLTSGPQPCATCRTEFHSYAVEVDLGAGEVRWYLDGRVYHRVSADRMDAGTWKRTVDHGVFLILNVAIGGKLPEADGATAGPETEPGHPMRVDRVTVSVKDGG